The following are encoded in a window of Kitasatospora sp. NBC_01250 genomic DNA:
- a CDS encoding VWA domain-containing protein: MRPVTITKRRWPARPAALSAALLTVAFSVLGGGLPAQADAPTPTASAPTTTEAPKVDLILDVSGSMGTADIEGRSRISVAQQSIDEVIDALPPEAEFGIRTLGATYPVSDKTDGCKDTKVLYPVGRTDKVEAKTAVATLRPTGWTPIGLALQGAAQDLGTGQATRRVVLITDGEDDCAPPDPCDVARQLAAQGTHLVVDTLGLAHDDQVRQQLLCIANATGGTYTDVRTQQQLTQRVQQLVQKSDTSYRATPANVSGSDSCAGAPLLTPGVYADREKFSEHRYYRVSVKPGQELRASVSVTPDRAVARDYGVLLQASDASGQELVRGSDAGSGRTDVASTGVRWSASDSPSATATPTGGSTGSTGSTADASAGQIVCLTVSNSFAAQPGVQTDPGLPLELTVDVVKASPAPAGPALGLGRGWIMLLVLTGAGLVTGLLWGWIARWRISVWREN; the protein is encoded by the coding sequence ATGCGCCCTGTGACGATCACCAAACGACGATGGCCGGCCCGTCCGGCCGCCCTGTCGGCAGCCCTGCTGACGGTGGCCTTCTCGGTCCTGGGCGGCGGCCTGCCCGCCCAGGCCGACGCCCCGACGCCCACCGCCAGTGCGCCGACCACCACCGAAGCGCCCAAGGTCGACCTCATCCTCGACGTCAGCGGCTCCATGGGGACCGCCGACATCGAGGGCCGGAGCCGGATCTCGGTGGCCCAGCAGTCCATCGACGAGGTGATCGACGCGCTGCCGCCCGAGGCCGAGTTCGGCATCCGGACGCTGGGCGCGACCTACCCGGTGAGCGACAAGACGGACGGCTGCAAGGACACCAAGGTCCTCTACCCGGTCGGCAGGACCGACAAGGTCGAGGCCAAGACCGCCGTCGCCACCCTGCGCCCCACCGGCTGGACCCCGATCGGCCTGGCCCTGCAGGGCGCGGCACAGGACCTGGGCACCGGGCAGGCCACCCGCCGCGTGGTGCTGATCACCGACGGCGAGGACGACTGCGCCCCGCCGGACCCGTGCGACGTGGCCCGCCAGCTGGCCGCCCAGGGCACCCACCTGGTGGTGGACACGCTGGGCCTGGCCCACGACGACCAGGTCCGCCAGCAGTTGCTCTGCATCGCCAACGCCACCGGCGGCACCTACACCGACGTGCGCACCCAGCAGCAGCTCACCCAGCGGGTCCAGCAACTGGTCCAGAAGTCGGACACCAGTTACCGGGCGACACCCGCCAACGTCTCGGGCTCCGACAGCTGCGCCGGCGCCCCGCTGCTCACCCCCGGCGTCTACGCCGACCGGGAGAAGTTCTCCGAGCACCGCTACTACCGCGTCTCGGTCAAGCCCGGCCAGGAGCTGCGCGCCTCGGTGAGCGTCACCCCCGACCGCGCGGTGGCCCGCGACTACGGCGTACTGCTGCAGGCCAGCGACGCCTCCGGCCAGGAACTCGTGCGCGGTTCGGACGCGGGCAGCGGGCGCACCGACGTCGCCTCCACCGGGGTGCGCTGGTCCGCCAGTGACTCGCCCAGCGCCACCGCCACGCCGACCGGCGGCTCCACGGGGAGCACGGGGAGCACGGCCGACGCGAGCGCCGGTCAGATCGTCTGCCTGACCGTGAGCAACTCCTTCGCCGCGCAGCCCGGCGTGCAGACCGACCCCGGTCTGCCGCTGGAGCTGACGGTGGACGTCGTGAAGGCCTCGCCCGCGCCGGCCGGCCCGGCACTGGGCCTGGGCCGCGGCTGGATCATGCTGCTGGTGCTCACCGGGGCGGGGCTGGTCACCGGCCTGCTCTGGGGCTGGATCGCCCGGTGGCGGATCTCTGTCTGGCGGGAGAACTGA